A portion of the Eulemur rufifrons isolate Redbay chromosome 30, OSU_ERuf_1, whole genome shotgun sequence genome contains these proteins:
- the RPS4X gene encoding small ribosomal subunit protein eS4, X isoform translates to MARGPKKHLKRVAAPKHWMLDKLTGVFAPRPSTGPHKLRECLPLIIFLRNRLKYALTGDEVKKICMQRFIKIDGKVRTDITYPAGFMDVISIDKTGENFRLIYDTKGRFAVHRITPEEAKYKLCKVRKIFVGTKGIPHLVTHDARTIRYPDPLIKVNDTIQIDLETGKITDFIKFDTGNLCMVTGGANLGRIGVITNRERHPGSFDVVHVKDANGNSFATRLSNIFVIGKGNKPWISLPRGKGIRLTIAEERDKRLAAKQSSG, encoded by the exons ATG GCCCGCGGTCCCAAGAAACATCTGAAGCGTGTGGCAGCTCCAAAGCATTGGATGCTGGATAAATTGACCGGTGTGTTT gcTCCTCGTCCATCCACCGGTCCCCACAAGCTGAGAGAGTGTCTCCCACTCATCATTTTCCTAAGAAACAGGCTTAAGTATGCCCTGACAGGAGATGAAGTGAAGAAGATCTGCATGCAGCGGTTCATTAAGATTGATGGCAAGGTCCGAACTGATATAACCTACCCTGCTGGGTTTATGG ATGTCATCAGCATTGACAAGACTGGAGAGAATTTCCGTCTGATTTATGACACCAAGGGTCGCTTTGCTGTTCATCGTATCACACCTGAGGAGGCCAAG TACAAGTTGTGCAAAGTGAGAAAAATCTTCGTGGGCACAAAAGGAATCCCTCATCTGGTGACCCATGATGCTCGCACCATCCGTTATCCTGATCCACTCATCAAAGTGAATGATACCATTCAGATTGATTTGGAGACTGGCAAGATTACTGATTTCATCAAGTTTGACACTG GTAACCTGTGTATGGTGACTGGAGGTGCTAACCTGGGAAGAATTGGTGTAATCACCAACAGAGAAAGACATCCTGGGTCTTTTGATGTGGTTCACGTGAAAGATGCCAATGGCAACAGCTTTGCCACTCGGCTCTCCAACATTTTTGTTATTGGCAAA GGCAACAAACCGTGGATTTCTCTTCCCCGAGGAAAAGGTATTCGCCTCACCATTGCAGAAGAGAGGGATAAGAGACTGGCGGCCAAACAGAGCAGTGGCTGA